Part of the Gilliamella sp. wkB7 genome is shown below.
TGTTATTTTTTGATACATTTGGTCAAACTACTTTCAAATTAACCGCATTATCAGCTTTACCATTCGAAATTAGTTTCGATTGGTTAATCCGTATTTTTAGTCATGGTTGGGCATATTTAGTCATCTTAGGCTATACAGGCGCATTTATGACTTGGATGGTTTTATTGAAAAAAGCGCCTGTAGGACCAGCGTTTGCTGCTTCACATCTACAAGTACTGACCGTTATGCTAGTTTCAGTGATCGTTTTTAATGAACAAATAACATTAACTCGTTTATTGGGTGGATTATGTATTATTATTGGTATTGTATTTTTAGCTTTGGCTGAGCAAAAATTACAATGTAAAAAATAGGTTTTTATACTGAAACGTATGCATTACCTGAAACTTTTTGACAAAAATTTTTCTTATTTACTTTTTAGGTTAATTATTGACTCGATCTATTTATTATTAGGAATCAATAAAGTTAATAGAAATATTGATTCCTTTTTTAATTACTGGATTAGAAAAAGTTTGGTTTAATATTATCGTGTTCTCGTTCCAGTATAACCAAGTAAGCTTCTCTACGCCAAAATAGATATAAACGGCGTATATCTTTTTCCATCGTAACCACTCGCCAACCTTGAGCCGCATATCTATTTAAAAAAGTAGAAAACTTTAAAGGATCAGCGTTAGCGGTACCTAAAAGTAATGAGGATAATGCACTTTCTTGATAAATTATTACTTTATATTCTTTCATATAGTTAAACCTTAATTCCTTTTACAAAAATAGTAATTTTTTTGATTATAATGTTAAAAAATAGGCAGAAATTATACCTTTTTTAACCAGTCAAACAAACAATTAAACTTATAATAATGAAAACTAACTAATTTAACGTAAGTTTTGTCAAAAAGTTTCAGGTAATGCATACGTTTCCGTATAAAAATTATAATTCAAATGAATATTAAGATAATAGGTAACGTTTATGACACCATTTGGCAAGAGTTGATAAGTAAATTAGAGGGAATTAATAACTTAGCGTTTTACTTTAATGTGACAAAAAAACATAAAGTACTCTGGCTTTAAAATATTTCAAAGCTATTTAAAGTGACCTGACAAATGAATTAAATCTGTTTATCTAAGTTTTTAAGCATTTCGATAATCGGTCTATTAGCATCAGGAAATTCGTCAGCATTAAGATCTTCTTGTGCAACCCAACGGCTAGGTTGGCCTTCTTTAGCAAATGGCACACCGTCCCATTCTTCAACAAGATAAGCATGAATGGTGATGTCACGATCATCATAACTATGTTTAAAAATATTTAAAAATTGGGCTTGATGAATTTGGATATCAACTTCTTCAGCTATTTCACGTTGCAAGGTTTGAAATGGGGTTTCACCTACTTCAATCTTTCCACCTGGAAATTCCCAAAAACCAGCAAGATGTGAGTCTTCACCGCGTTGAGTTATAAAGATTTGACAATCTTGTGAACGAATAATACCT
Proteins encoded:
- a CDS encoding DMT family transporter codes for the protein MKKFYIIGFILLLFFDTFGQTTFKLTALSALPFEISFDWLIRIFSHGWAYLVILGYTGAFMTWMVLLKKAPVGPAFAASHLQVLTVMLVSVIVFNEQITLTRLLGGLCIIIGIVFLALAEQKLQCKK
- a CDS encoding DUF4177 domain-containing protein encodes the protein MKEYKVIIYQESALSSLLLGTANADPLKFSTFLNRYAAQGWRVVTMEKDIRRLYLFWRREAYLVILEREHDNIKPNFF
- the mutT gene encoding 8-oxo-dGTP diphosphatase MutT; its protein translation is MKKHTEIAVGIIRSQDCQIFITQRGEDSHLAGFWEFPGGKIEVGETPFQTLQREIAEEVDIQIHQAQFLNIFKHSYDDRDITIHAYLVEEWDGVPFAKEGQPSRWVAQEDLNADEFPDANRPIIEMLKNLDKQI